One Megasphaera vaginalis (ex Bordigoni et al. 2020) genomic region harbors:
- a CDS encoding TAT (twin-arginine translocation) pathway signal sequence yields the protein MNDEHTFSRRGFLKLAAGSALGAAMVTLPSFSFAENGTKAARSLRVVALKEIPSDPLAAAKISALVKNGYDYIIGIVNTIADTSLKNEVLKLIRDPRPTFMEMYASDAAIQRLYGALAAQGLIDTGKLDAAHLLPPYRGTVQPFMTAPGSGYGSHHPYPGGLSTHVASNLHITAAICKTYEDVFLYDVHRDIVIAGQALHDIAKPFVFQWQADGTSLKEYTIAGQGAHHVLSLAEVIYRGFPAAEVVAQACAHGAPSNEQEEANVVGWLKAAALVAGKDPVAYGLLNTSGTGLPAPHHQEGYIVHLGDHDWVLTSPAAAKTTKVLKKIAADVYGMTGADLDGAAYNHFRNYVGAQLSYMYLNMLEAEPNGYHLVVKAVGELIRK from the coding sequence ATGAATGATGAACATACTTTTTCCCGGCGCGGCTTTTTGAAACTCGCTGCCGGATCCGCGTTGGGCGCAGCCATGGTCACGCTGCCGTCCTTTTCTTTTGCCGAAAACGGAACAAAGGCGGCGCGTTCGTTGCGTGTTGTTGCTTTGAAAGAAATTCCGTCAGATCCGTTGGCGGCTGCGAAGATATCAGCGCTCGTGAAAAACGGTTATGACTATATTATCGGCATCGTCAATACCATAGCCGACACTTCGTTGAAGAATGAAGTGCTGAAACTGATCCGTGATCCCCGGCCGACATTTATGGAAATGTACGCGTCAGATGCCGCCATACAACGCTTGTACGGCGCGTTGGCCGCACAGGGGCTGATTGATACGGGGAAGCTTGATGCCGCTCATCTTCTGCCGCCGTATCGGGGAACGGTTCAGCCTTTCATGACGGCGCCCGGAAGCGGATATGGCAGTCATCATCCGTATCCCGGCGGTCTGTCCACTCACGTCGCTTCCAATTTGCATATTACGGCGGCTATCTGTAAGACCTATGAGGACGTCTTTTTATATGACGTTCATCGTGATATCGTCATTGCCGGACAGGCGCTTCACGATATTGCCAAGCCTTTCGTCTTCCAGTGGCAGGCTGACGGGACGTCGCTCAAAGAATATACTATTGCCGGACAGGGGGCGCATCACGTACTGTCTTTGGCGGAAGTCATTTATCGCGGCTTCCCGGCTGCCGAAGTCGTCGCACAAGCCTGTGCACACGGAGCGCCGTCGAATGAGCAGGAAGAAGCTAATGTCGTAGGGTGGCTGAAAGCGGCTGCGCTTGTCGCCGGAAAAGATCCCGTCGCCTACGGCCTGCTGAATACGTCCGGTACGGGGCTGCCGGCGCCTCATCATCAGGAAGGATACATCGTTCATCTTGGCGATCATGACTGGGTGCTTACGTCACCGGCTGCGGCGAAAACGACGAAGGTCCTGAAAAAAATTGCCGCCGATGTGTACGGTATGACCGGCGCCGATCTGGACGGCGCCGCATATAACCATTTCCGCAATTATGTGGGAGCACAGCTTTCCTACATGTATCTGAACATGCTGGAAGCCGAACCGAACGGCTATCATCTCGTCGTTAAGGCCGTCGGCGAATTGATTCGGAAATAG
- a CDS encoding twin-arginine translocase TatA/TatE family subunit, with protein MFGLGVPELVLILVIGLVIFGPGKLPDIGNALGKSLHEFKSAVNASSENPAGVKNQDGTKPEE; from the coding sequence ATGTTTGGTTTAGGCGTCCCCGAGTTGGTTCTTATTCTGGTCATCGGGCTTGTTATCTTCGGCCCCGGAAAATTACCGGATATCGGCAATGCACTCGGTAAAAGTCTGCACGAATTCAAGAGTGCCGTCAACGCGTCTTCCGAAAATCCTGCCGGCGTAAAAAATCAAGATGGCACAAAACCCGAAGAATGA
- a CDS encoding twin-arginine translocase subunit TatC gives MSQVQQLKTREGAVMTLTGHLTVLRSCLIRSLLATALAMAVCNIYVDDIIAALAYPAGKLYFIKPAEAFFIYFKVTLAVGGIYE, from the coding sequence ATGTCTCAGGTACAACAACTGAAAACACGGGAAGGCGCCGTAATGACCTTGACCGGCCATCTGACAGTCCTGCGTTCCTGTCTGATTCGATCGCTGCTGGCCACGGCGCTGGCCATGGCCGTATGCAACATATATGTTGATGATATCATCGCCGCACTTGCTTATCCTGCAGGAAAGCTCTACTTCATCAAGCCGGCCGAGGCCTTTTTCATTTATTTCAAAGTAACACTTGCCGTCGGTGGGATTTACGAATGA
- a CDS encoding twin-arginine translocase subunit TatC — protein MESYPDFILALVLPFGLIFNLPLILFILAKMDIVSSAALSAKRK, from the coding sequence ATGGAAAGCTACCCGGATTTTATCCTGGCCCTTGTCCTGCCTTTCGGTCTTATCTTCAATCTGCCTCTCATACTCTTCATTCTGGCGAAAATGGATATTGTCTCTTCTGCCGCGCTGTCTGCCAAAAGGAAATAG
- a CDS encoding EFR1 family ferrodoxin (N-terminal region resembles flavodoxins. C-terminal ferrodoxin region binds two 4Fe-4S clusters.) has product MNINKVKAIYFSPVGNTKTTVERIAAQLAAVLQVPLDVIDFTLPAARAAGYAMAADELVVFGMPTYAGRIPNKALPFVQTLFTGEGTPAVAVVTFGNRSFDSALTELRDELDGRGFHVFAAAAFACNHVFSDQIGMKRPDAEDILFMDGFIRQTATKLVRAETAADLLRPVIADDEPVRPYYVPKGMDGQPAKFLKAKPQTDTALCTDCKICANVCPMGAVDWDDPLTVNGICIKCQACVAKCPTHAKYFDDAAFLSHVRYLETHYRRRANSAAYL; this is encoded by the coding sequence ATGAACATCAACAAGGTAAAAGCCATTTATTTCAGTCCCGTCGGCAATACGAAGACAACGGTGGAGCGTATTGCGGCACAACTGGCCGCCGTTTTGCAGGTTCCCTTGGACGTCATCGACTTTACGCTGCCTGCCGCCCGCGCCGCCGGGTATGCGATGGCGGCAGATGAACTGGTCGTTTTCGGGATGCCTACCTATGCAGGGCGAATTCCAAATAAAGCGCTGCCGTTTGTGCAGACTTTATTTACGGGAGAGGGGACGCCGGCTGTTGCCGTTGTTACCTTCGGCAACCGCAGCTTTGACAGTGCGCTGACGGAACTGCGCGACGAGCTGGACGGACGGGGCTTTCATGTTTTTGCCGCGGCGGCTTTTGCCTGCAATCACGTTTTTTCCGATCAGATCGGCATGAAACGGCCGGATGCGGAAGATATTCTGTTTATGGACGGCTTTATCCGGCAGACGGCGACGAAGCTGGTCCGGGCGGAAACTGCCGCAGACCTGCTGCGGCCGGTTATTGCCGATGATGAACCGGTACGGCCGTATTACGTGCCAAAAGGAATGGATGGGCAGCCGGCTAAGTTTTTAAAGGCCAAACCGCAGACTGACACCGCGTTGTGCACCGATTGCAAGATTTGTGCAAACGTCTGTCCAATGGGGGCTGTCGATTGGGATGATCCGCTGACGGTCAACGGTATCTGTATCAAATGCCAGGCATGCGTTGCAAAATGCCCGACGCATGCCAAGTATTTCGACGATGCGGCCTTTTTATCTCACGTCCGCTATCTGGAAACACATTATCGCCGCCGCGCCAATTCGGCAGCCTATCTGTAA
- a CDS encoding 4-hydroxyphenylacetate 3-hydroxylase N-terminal domain-containing protein, producing MLMTKEQYIESIKKRRPMNVYFRGKKIEDLTTFPALAASFNTICTIYDLAQRPEWKGLITVPSHLNGEEVSVYNAPLRSVEDAQRKTRAARALGEVVSCCTHRCTGSEAFAGLGPTCYDMDQELGTHYFDRFMKFLDYVQRNDLSCTVTVTDVKGLRTLPPSKQPDKDMYIHIDEVTADGIYVSGFKCNQTGILFAHEVICIPTTSLKPEDKEFAVACAIPADDPGLTFVLGRTPQDRRFEEVGGDIEGIDLGKNYADHQALVYINHVFVPNERVFLCGETKYVSRLLSYFTAVHRLTAGGCKAGGCTALCGATALITEMVGVEKAGHIKTKLTHMMMDSETVYGLSLTAATEGFKHPSGFFIPNPLNAHVCKYNCTKLPFDAVRYARDIIAGFGETAPSEADLRDPEIGPMVQRAFNPGNPKFDAFDRLRAVRFIEHMARGSNWTAMALHGGGNMEAATVMARMYTDWNHLKDIVRAQTKMEKDPAKRDAIVNEIGKRRGRACNYGDLPKVDEE from the coding sequence ATGTTAATGACCAAGGAGCAGTATATTGAAAGCATCAAAAAACGTCGCCCCATGAACGTCTATTTCCGCGGCAAAAAGATCGAAGACCTGACGACATTCCCGGCATTGGCAGCCAGCTTCAACACGATCTGCACGATTTACGACTTGGCGCAGCGCCCGGAATGGAAGGGCCTGATCACGGTTCCGTCTCATCTTAACGGCGAAGAAGTCAGTGTTTACAACGCGCCGCTGCGTTCCGTCGAAGATGCGCAGCGCAAGACAAGAGCTGCCCGCGCTCTCGGCGAAGTCGTCAGTTGCTGTACGCACCGTTGCACCGGCTCCGAAGCGTTCGCCGGGCTGGGACCGACTTGTTATGACATGGATCAGGAGCTCGGCACCCATTATTTCGATCGTTTCATGAAATTCCTGGACTATGTCCAACGTAACGATTTGTCCTGTACCGTAACGGTTACGGACGTCAAAGGCCTGCGTACGTTGCCGCCGAGCAAACAGCCTGACAAAGACATGTATATCCATATTGATGAAGTCACGGCAGACGGCATTTACGTCAGCGGTTTCAAATGCAATCAGACAGGCATTCTTTTCGCCCACGAAGTAATTTGCATTCCGACGACGAGCCTGAAACCGGAAGATAAGGAATTTGCCGTAGCTTGCGCCATTCCGGCCGATGATCCGGGGCTGACCTTTGTACTCGGCCGTACGCCGCAAGATCGCCGTTTCGAAGAAGTCGGCGGCGATATCGAAGGGATTGATCTCGGTAAGAATTACGCCGATCATCAGGCGCTGGTATATATCAATCATGTCTTCGTCCCGAACGAACGCGTTTTCCTCTGCGGCGAAACAAAATATGTCAGCCGTCTTCTCAGTTATTTCACTGCCGTGCATCGTCTCACTGCCGGCGGGTGTAAAGCCGGCGGCTGTACGGCACTTTGCGGTGCTACGGCATTGATCACGGAAATGGTCGGTGTTGAAAAAGCAGGTCATATTAAAACGAAATTGACCCATATGATGATGGATTCCGAAACGGTATACGGCCTGTCCCTGACAGCGGCTACCGAAGGCTTTAAGCATCCGAGCGGCTTTTTCATTCCGAACCCGCTGAATGCGCACGTATGCAAATATAACTGCACGAAACTGCCCTTTGACGCTGTACGGTATGCCCGCGATATCATTGCCGGTTTCGGCGAAACGGCTCCGTCGGAAGCGGATCTGCGCGATCCGGAAATCGGCCCGATGGTACAGCGCGCATTCAACCCGGGCAATCCGAAGTTCGACGCCTTTGACCGTCTCCGTGCCGTACGTTTTATCGAACATATGGCCCGCGGCTCCAACTGGACGGCAATGGCCCTCCACGGCGGCGGCAATATGGAAGCGGCTACCGTCATGGCTCGGATGTACACCGACTGGAACCACCTCAAAGACATCGTCAGAGCACAGACGAAGATGGAAAAGGATCCGGCAAAACGCGATGCCATTGTCAATGAAATCGGCAAACGCCGCGGCCGCGCCTGCAATTACGGCGATTTGCCCAAAGTAGATGAAGAATAA
- a CDS encoding acetyl-CoA hydrolase/transferase family protein yields the protein MYAIASLSEMYRKKLVTPAQAVSVVKSGQRVSYGFGCSVPLDLDRALAERIRNGELQGLEICYTTTLQEAPYAVYTASDSNEQVRFMSGHFNGFDRNMNKDGRCWFMPILLNELPKYWRHIDVLMIQVHPMDKWGNFNLGPQAGDLIGELKAADIVIVEVNKNIPKALGYETELNLANVDYIIEGSNSPMPCIPNKPASDSDNKIADIVVSMIEDGSTLQLGIGSLPSAIGTKLAQSDVGDLSGHTEMLVDSYVDLYEAGKITGNKNRDKGKIMYGFAGGTQRLYDFIDNNQVVFNAPVSYVNNIGVVSGIDKFISINGCVNLDLYGQVCSETAGYRHVSGTGGQMDFAQGAFLSNGGKSFICLHSTRSLKDGRKESLIRPLLVEGSVVTTPRSAVHYIVTEYGYAMLKGKSTWQRAEALINIAHPDFRDELIKEAEKMGIWKRSSKLMI from the coding sequence ATGTACGCGATAGCGAGCCTTTCAGAAATGTATCGTAAAAAGCTCGTAACACCGGCACAGGCCGTGTCGGTCGTGAAGAGCGGTCAACGTGTATCGTACGGATTCGGCTGTTCCGTTCCGCTGGATCTGGATCGGGCGCTGGCAGAAAGAATCCGCAACGGAGAGCTCCAAGGACTTGAGATTTGCTACACGACAACCTTGCAGGAAGCGCCGTATGCCGTTTACACGGCTTCCGATTCGAATGAGCAGGTACGATTCATGTCTGGCCATTTCAACGGCTTTGACCGTAACATGAACAAAGACGGCCGTTGTTGGTTCATGCCGATCTTGCTCAACGAACTGCCAAAGTATTGGCGGCACATCGATGTGTTGATGATTCAAGTTCATCCGATGGATAAATGGGGGAATTTCAATCTCGGTCCGCAAGCAGGCGATCTTATCGGAGAACTTAAGGCGGCGGATATCGTCATCGTCGAGGTCAATAAAAATATCCCGAAAGCATTGGGCTACGAAACGGAACTGAATCTCGCCAATGTCGATTATATTATTGAAGGCAGCAATTCGCCGATGCCGTGTATTCCGAATAAACCCGCCAGTGATTCGGATAATAAAATTGCCGATATCGTCGTCAGCATGATTGAAGACGGCAGTACGCTGCAACTGGGGATCGGCAGTCTTCCTTCGGCTATCGGCACGAAGCTGGCCCAATCCGACGTCGGAGATCTGAGCGGCCATACGGAAATGCTCGTCGATTCGTATGTAGACCTTTATGAAGCCGGTAAGATCACGGGTAATAAGAACCGCGATAAAGGGAAGATCATGTACGGCTTTGCCGGCGGCACACAGCGGCTCTACGATTTTATCGATAATAACCAAGTCGTTTTCAACGCGCCTGTCAGCTACGTTAACAATATCGGCGTTGTTTCCGGTATTGATAAATTTATTTCGATCAACGGCTGCGTCAATCTCGATTTGTACGGCCAGGTCTGCTCGGAAACGGCAGGTTATCGTCACGTCAGCGGTACTGGCGGACAGATGGACTTTGCCCAGGGCGCATTTCTGTCGAACGGCGGTAAGAGCTTCATTTGCCTGCATTCAACGAGATCGCTGAAGGACGGGCGAAAAGAATCGCTGATCAGGCCGTTGCTGGTCGAAGGCTCTGTCGTCACGACGCCGCGTTCTGCCGTCCATTACATCGTTACGGAATATGGTTACGCCATGTTGAAAGGGAAATCGACGTGGCAGCGGGCGGAAGCGCTGATCAATATCGCTCATCCCGATTTCCGCGACGAACTGATCAAAGAAGCTGAAAAGATGGGCATTTGGAAACGGTCGAGCAAGCTGATGATCTGA
- a CDS encoding sigma-54 interaction domain-containing protein, protein MENGRFTTADYSCAFNALYCSLIIVDNEGHIVCKNESSKRLVEETGVSYEEILASFSSQIDLVKGQGRFSMQNGENWIICHVYPWLRAGGRNGSILVLHESGHEVCSQQELDIVNTTFREMNAILESATDGIIVTDRQGIIVRVNAAIEKTFGVDRRSLLGYAADEIVAKGIFKEAIVKQVLESKKRVTVSSDFKDKMLVYTGIPICDSHKRLTSVVVNIQDVSALNLLRQSLEQEKLKVRQMVVMNIEKNGDLIVNSSKMKQTMEKIRIISDVDSIVLVTGESGTGKEVIVNEIYRRSRRNGKAFVKINCGAIPDSLFESELFGYESGSFTGARHQGKLGFFELADKGTLLLDEVGELSLAAQVKLLRVIQEKEVLRIGAAKPKAVDVRIIAATNRNLWEMVKEGTFRQDLYYRLNVIQINVPPLRERREDIIPLTRFFIEKFNKRYHKRKKLSIDLARVLINMNWYGNTRELENVIETMIVLTPSDLLMPKDLPDKYTNEREAAAVTVAGIIPLQDALRETERQLLANARMRYKTTREIANALKVNQSTVSRKLRELDITLMH, encoded by the coding sequence ATGGAAAATGGCAGGTTCACGACAGCTGATTACAGTTGTGCCTTTAATGCTTTGTATTGTTCGCTGATTATCGTCGACAACGAGGGACATATTGTTTGCAAGAATGAGTCGTCAAAGCGTCTTGTGGAAGAAACCGGCGTCAGTTACGAAGAAATATTGGCATCTTTCAGCAGTCAAATCGATCTGGTGAAAGGGCAGGGGCGATTTTCCATGCAGAACGGAGAAAATTGGATCATCTGCCATGTCTATCCGTGGCTGCGCGCAGGCGGCCGGAACGGCAGTATTTTGGTGCTGCATGAATCGGGACATGAAGTCTGCTCTCAACAGGAGCTGGATATTGTCAACACGACATTCAGGGAAATGAATGCGATCTTGGAGTCGGCGACAGACGGAATTATCGTAACCGACAGGCAAGGAATCATTGTTCGCGTCAATGCGGCTATTGAGAAAACCTTTGGAGTCGACAGGCGTTCTCTGCTCGGCTACGCTGCAGATGAAATCGTCGCCAAAGGCATCTTCAAGGAAGCAATCGTCAAGCAAGTACTGGAATCGAAGAAACGGGTGACCGTGTCTTCCGATTTTAAGGATAAAATGCTCGTTTATACGGGCATTCCCATTTGTGATTCCCACAAACGGCTGACCAGCGTCGTCGTAAATATTCAGGACGTTTCGGCATTGAATCTGTTGCGTCAGAGTCTTGAGCAGGAAAAATTGAAGGTCAGACAAATGGTCGTAATGAATATTGAAAAGAACGGCGATCTGATCGTCAACAGCAGCAAGATGAAGCAAACGATGGAAAAGATTCGTATCATATCCGATGTCGATTCGATCGTTCTCGTGACGGGGGAATCGGGGACGGGAAAAGAGGTTATTGTCAATGAAATTTACCGCAGGAGTCGCCGGAACGGCAAAGCGTTCGTAAAAATCAATTGCGGCGCCATTCCCGATTCGTTGTTCGAATCGGAACTTTTCGGCTATGAAAGCGGGTCCTTTACAGGAGCGCGGCATCAGGGCAAACTCGGTTTCTTTGAATTGGCCGATAAGGGAACGTTGCTCCTTGACGAAGTCGGTGAACTGAGTTTGGCGGCACAGGTCAAGCTCTTGCGCGTTATTCAGGAGAAGGAAGTTCTGCGGATCGGCGCCGCCAAGCCGAAAGCTGTCGATGTCCGGATCATTGCGGCGACGAATCGCAATCTGTGGGAAATGGTCAAGGAAGGCACTTTCCGGCAGGATCTGTATTATCGGCTCAACGTCATCCAGATCAATGTTCCGCCTCTTCGGGAGCGGCGCGAAGATATTATTCCGTTGACCCGTTTTTTTATCGAGAAGTTCAATAAGCGCTATCATAAGCGGAAAAAGCTTTCCATCGATTTGGCTCGCGTTCTGATCAATATGAACTGGTACGGCAATACGAGAGAGCTTGAAAACGTCATCGAAACGATGATTGTGCTGACGCCGTCCGACCTGCTCATGCCGAAGGATCTGCCGGATAAATACACTAATGAGCGGGAAGCGGCAGCAGTTACCGTAGCAGGAATCATTCCCCTGCAAGACGCGTTGCGGGAGACGGAGCGGCAATTGTTGGCGAATGCCAGAATGCGATATAAGACTACACGGGAAATAGCGAACGCCCTTAAAGTGAATCAATCTACCGTATCCAGAAAATTACGGGAACTCGACATCACATTGATGCATTAA
- a CDS encoding amidohydrolase, giving the protein MTKTLLKNIALYRNHIVEEGKNLVITDDRITAFPATADGDYDVVIDGKGMLATPGFVNTHNHIAMTAFRSYADDMRLMDWLEKKIWPAEAKLDGDIVYAQARLGIAEMLRCGTTSFADMYFFMDDVARAVEETGIRAALSRGLTGITPNAQAALQENKDLFRTWHRRGDGRITVMFGPHAPYTCPTAYMRQVVAAAGELGAEIHMHLSETKGEVETVRKEYGKSPIAWADDLGVFDCGCLAAHCVWVDDDDIDILAAKHVRVAHNPGSNLKLASGVAPVPKLLEKGVIVGLGTDGASSNNNLDIMEEMHLAALIHKADTFDPLVIPAEKAVHLLTEGGAKALGYSDIGKLEVGWKADITLIDREGLHWYPKNDTLSLLAYAANSFDVDTVFVNGKLLLQNKEFTTLDIEKIKYEAERSKEKMLSSLS; this is encoded by the coding sequence ATGACGAAAACATTGTTGAAAAATATTGCGCTCTATCGCAACCATATCGTCGAAGAAGGGAAAAATCTCGTTATTACCGATGACCGGATCACGGCCTTTCCGGCAACTGCCGATGGAGATTATGACGTCGTGATTGACGGCAAGGGCATGTTGGCCACGCCGGGTTTTGTCAACACGCATAATCATATTGCCATGACGGCTTTTCGCAGCTATGCCGATGACATGCGGCTCATGGATTGGCTGGAAAAGAAAATCTGGCCGGCAGAAGCGAAATTGGACGGTGATATCGTCTATGCGCAGGCGCGGTTGGGGATTGCGGAAATGCTTCGCTGCGGCACGACAAGCTTTGCCGATATGTATTTTTTCATGGACGATGTGGCGCGCGCCGTCGAAGAGACCGGTATCCGCGCCGCTTTGAGCCGCGGCCTTACGGGGATTACGCCGAATGCCCAGGCGGCGTTGCAGGAGAATAAGGATCTCTTCCGGACGTGGCACCGCCGTGGCGACGGCCGGATAACCGTCATGTTCGGCCCGCACGCACCGTATACCTGCCCGACGGCGTATATGCGGCAAGTCGTGGCGGCAGCCGGCGAACTGGGCGCCGAAATTCACATGCACCTTAGCGAAACGAAGGGCGAAGTCGAAACGGTCCGCAAGGAATACGGCAAGTCCCCCATTGCTTGGGCCGACGACCTGGGCGTATTCGACTGTGGCTGCCTGGCGGCGCACTGTGTTTGGGTCGATGACGACGACATCGATATTTTAGCGGCGAAACACGTCCGTGTCGCCCACAATCCCGGCAGCAATCTGAAATTGGCCAGCGGCGTCGCGCCTGTTCCCAAGCTGCTGGAAAAAGGCGTTATCGTCGGTCTGGGAACGGACGGCGCCTCGAGCAACAATAATCTCGATATAATGGAAGAAATGCATTTAGCGGCGTTGATTCATAAAGCCGATACCTTTGATCCCCTTGTCATTCCGGCGGAAAAAGCCGTTCATTTGCTTACGGAAGGCGGCGCAAAGGCACTGGGATACAGCGATATCGGCAAGCTGGAAGTCGGTTGGAAAGCGGATATTACGCTTATTGACAGAGAAGGCCTGCACTGGTATCCGAAAAATGACACCTTATCCCTGCTGGCCTATGCGGCGAACAGTTTTGATGTAGATACGGTGTTCGTCAACGGCAAGCTGCTTCTGCAGAACAAAGAATTTACGACGCTGGATATTGAAAAAATAAAATACGAAGCGGAACGAAGCAAAGAAAAGATGTTGAGTTCCCTTTCCTGA
- a CDS encoding adenosylhomocysteinase produces the protein MESIIRDRSLAKSGQQKIRWVDHYMPTLNAIGDSLKKEQTFRGKTVVVSVHLEAKTAYLATVLSRAGANVVVTGSNPLSTQDDVAAALVEDGLTVYATYGCTEEDYFMYLHKALDHHPEIIIDDGGDLVGLLHTSRQDALENLLGGTEETTTGVNRLHGLDKAGKLRFPMIAANDSYCKYLFDNRYGTGQSTWDGIMRTTNLTVVGKKVVIGGYGWCGRGCAMRAKGLGAHVIVTEVDPIKAIEAVFDGFEVMPMAAAAKVGDIFVTLTGDKDVIRGEHMKEMKDGVLLANAGHFDVEINKLELEALAVRHFAARHNIEGYELPNGHIINLLAEGRLVNLAAGDGHPAEIMDLSFAVQALAAKYILENHGTLENHVYVLPHTIDTEIASIKLKSMGYGIDTLSAEQRTYLNLD, from the coding sequence ATGGAATCAATCATTCGTGACCGTTCTTTGGCCAAAAGCGGTCAGCAGAAGATCAGGTGGGTAGATCACTACATGCCGACGCTGAACGCGATTGGCGACAGCTTAAAAAAAGAACAGACTTTTCGCGGCAAAACCGTTGTTGTCAGCGTCCATCTGGAAGCCAAGACGGCGTATCTGGCGACGGTGCTGAGCCGCGCCGGCGCCAACGTTGTCGTGACAGGCAGCAATCCGCTTTCGACACAAGATGACGTCGCCGCCGCTCTGGTCGAAGACGGATTGACCGTTTATGCCACATACGGCTGCACGGAAGAGGACTATTTTATGTATTTGCATAAGGCCTTGGATCATCATCCGGAGATCATCATCGACGACGGCGGCGATCTCGTCGGCCTTCTCCACACGTCGCGGCAGGACGCGCTGGAGAACCTTCTCGGCGGCACGGAAGAAACGACGACTGGCGTCAATCGCCTTCACGGCCTCGATAAAGCGGGGAAGCTGCGCTTTCCCATGATTGCAGCCAATGATTCGTATTGTAAGTATCTTTTCGACAATCGTTACGGCACGGGACAGTCGACTTGGGACGGCATTATGCGTACGACAAATCTGACCGTTGTCGGCAAAAAAGTCGTCATCGGCGGTTACGGTTGGTGCGGCCGCGGCTGCGCCATGCGCGCCAAGGGACTGGGAGCCCATGTTATCGTCACCGAAGTTGATCCGATTAAAGCCATTGAAGCTGTTTTTGATGGCTTTGAGGTCATGCCTATGGCGGCGGCTGCCAAAGTAGGGGATATTTTTGTGACCCTGACCGGTGATAAAGACGTTATACGCGGTGAACATATGAAAGAGATGAAAGACGGTGTCCTGCTGGCTAATGCCGGTCACTTTGACGTGGAAATCAACAAGCTGGAACTGGAGGCTCTGGCAGTCCGCCACTTTGCGGCGCGCCATAATATTGAAGGGTATGAATTGCCGAACGGCCATATCATCAATCTGCTGGCAGAGGGGCGGCTGGTCAATCTCGCCGCCGGTGACGGGCATCCTGCTGAGATTATGGATCTGTCCTTTGCCGTTCAGGCTCTGGCGGCGAAGTATATCTTGGAAAATCACGGCACGCTGGAAAATCACGTTTATGTCCTGCCTCACACGATTGATACGGAAATTGCCTCCATCAAGCTGAAATCGATGGGCTACGGTATCGATACGCTTTCGGCAGAACAACGGACCTATTTGAATCTTGATTAG